One window from the genome of Lynx canadensis isolate LIC74 chromosome E3, mLynCan4.pri.v2, whole genome shotgun sequence encodes:
- the RBAK gene encoding RB-associated KRAB zinc finger protein isoform X2 has protein sequence MNESQGPVSFRDVAVDFTQEEWQQLEPEEKTTYRDVMLENYSHLVSVGYDSTKPKVILKLEQGEEPWVVEGDLPCRSRPEVWKVDDLIERIPENGDDISRQAVSTNSKTPNEEREDAFDTTHNVETSLVPSSVLSHTCVSCGKNLESTSELIISDGSYARKKPSECSECGKTDHGDKPYECNQNGEGYSQNAESILQNVNLLEKPFEYSECMEALDNEAVFLTHKRAYMGEKPYEWNDSGSDFIQMSNFNVYQRSQMDLKPFECSECGKSFCKKSKLIIHQRAHTGEKPYECNVCGKSFSQKGTLTVHRRSHLEEKPYKCNECGKTFCQKLHLTQHLRTHSGEKPYECNECGKTFCQKTHLTLHQRNHSGERPYPCNECGKSFSRKSALSDHQRTHTGEKLYKCNECGKSYYRKSTLITHQRTHTGEKPYQCSECGKFFSRVSYLTIHYRSHLEEKPYECNECGKTFNLNSAFIRHRKVHTDEKPHECSECGKFSQFSYLTDHPPAPLGEKPYECNECGKIFLDGSAFSGHQSLPKGEKSYECNICGKLFSELSYYTIHYRSHSEEKPYGCSECGKTFSHNSSLFRHQRVHTGEKPYECYECGKFFSQKSYLTIHHRIHSGEKPYECSKCGKVFSRMSNLTVHYRSHSGEKPYECNECGKVFSQKSYLTVHYRTHSGEKPYECNECGKKFHHRSAFNSHQRIHRRGSVNVLAVGDLL, from the exons ATGAATGAGTCCCAG GGACCAGTGTCATTCAGGGATGTGGCCGTGGACTTCACCCAGGAGGAGTGGCAGCAGCTGGAGCCGGAGGAGAAGACCACCTACCGGgacgtgatgctggagaactacaGCCACCTTGTCTCCGTGG GGTACGACAGCACCAAACCGAAAGTGATCCTCAAgctggagcagggagaggagccGTGGGTAGTGGAAGGTGACCTGCCGTGTCGGAGTCGTCCAG aaGTCTGGAAAGTTGATGACCtgatagagagaatcccagaaaaTGGAGATGACATTTCAAGGCAGGCTGTTTCTACCAACAGCAAAACCCcaaatgaggagagagaggatgcatTTGATACAACACATAATGTGGAAACAAGCCTTGTTCCTTCGAGCGTCCTATCTCACACTTGTGTCTCATGTGGAAAGAATTTAGAATCGACTTCAGAATTAATCATCAGTGACGGCAGCTATGCGAGAAAGAAACCCAGTGAATGTAGCGAGTGCGGAAAGACGGACCACGGAGACAAACCCTATGAGTGTAACCAAAATGGGGAAGGCTATTCTCAAAACGCAGAGAGTATTCTTCAGAACGTTAATCTTTTGGAGAAACCCTTTGAATACAGTGAATGCATGGAAGCCTTAGACAACGAAGCTGTTTTCCTTACTCATAAGAGAGCTTATATGGGGGAGAAGCCCTACGAATGGAATGACTCCGGGTCAGACTTCATCCAGAtgtcaaattttaatgtttaccagAGATCACAGATGGACTTGAAGCCCTTTGAGTGCAGCGAGTGTGGGAAATCCTTCTGTAAAAAGTCAAAGTTAATCATACATCAGAGGgcccacacaggagagaaaccttatgaatgtaacGTATGTGGGAAGTCCTTCAGCCAAAAGGGAACCCTCACCGTCCATCGGAGATCCCACTTGGAGGAGAAGCCCTATAAATGCAATGAGTGTGGGAAAACCTTCTGTCAGAAGCTACATCTCACCCAACACCTGAGGACTCATTCAGGCGAGAAGccctatgaatgtaatgaatgtgggaaaacctTCTGCCAAAAGACCCATCTGACCCTGCACCAGAGGAATCATTCAGGAGAGAGACCCTACCcctgtaatgaatgtgggaaatccttcTCCCGCAAGTCTGCCCTCAGTGACCACCAGAGAACACATACGGGAGAGAAACTTTACAAATGTAACGAGTGTGGGAAATCCTACTACCGAAAATCTACACTCATTACCCATCAGAggacacacacaggagagaaaccctatcaGTGCAGTGAGTGTGGCAAGTTCTTCTCTCGGGTGTCGTACCTCACCATCCATTACAGAAGTCATTTAgaagagaaaccctatgaatgtaatgagTGTGGCAAAACCTTCAATTTAAATTCAGCCTTCATTAGGCATCGGAAGGTACACACAGATGAGAAACCCCACGAATGTAGTGAATGCGGAAAGTTCTCTCAGTTCTCCTATCTCACCGACCATCCTCCGGCTCCTTtaggagagaaaccctatgaatgtaatgaatgtgggaaaatcTTCCTTGACGGTTCAGCCTTCAGTGGGCATCAGTCACTTCCGAAAGGGGAAAAATCCTATGAATGTAACATATGTGGGAAATTGTTCTCTGAGTTGTCCTACTACACTATACATTATAGAAGTCATTCGGAAGAGAAACCCTATGGTTGTAGCGAATGTGGGAAAACCTTCTCCCATAACTCCTCCCTCTTTAGACATCAAAGAGTgcacacgggcgagaagccctATGAGTGTTATGAATGTGGGAAGTTCTTCTCCCAGAAGTCCTATCTCACTATCCACCATCGGATCCACTCGGGAGAGAAGCCCTATGAATGTAGTAAATGTGGGAAAGTCTTCTCTCGGATGTCGAACCTCACTGTACACTATAGAAGCCATTCGGGAGAGAAGCCCTACGAATGTAACGAATGTGGAAAAGTCTTTTCTCAGAAGTCCTACCTCACCGTGCACTACAGGACTCATTCCGGAGAGAAGCCCTACGAATGTAACGAGTGTGGGAAAAAATTCCACCACAGGTCAGCCTTCAATAGCCATCAGAGAATTCACAGGAGAGGGAGTGTGAACGTACTGGCTGTGGGGGATCTCCTGTGA
- the RBAK gene encoding RB-associated KRAB zinc finger protein isoform X1 → MLPVSITVPLQGPVSFRDVAVDFTQEEWQQLEPEEKTTYRDVMLENYSHLVSVGYDSTKPKVILKLEQGEEPWVVEGDLPCRSRPEVWKVDDLIERIPENGDDISRQAVSTNSKTPNEEREDAFDTTHNVETSLVPSSVLSHTCVSCGKNLESTSELIISDGSYARKKPSECSECGKTDHGDKPYECNQNGEGYSQNAESILQNVNLLEKPFEYSECMEALDNEAVFLTHKRAYMGEKPYEWNDSGSDFIQMSNFNVYQRSQMDLKPFECSECGKSFCKKSKLIIHQRAHTGEKPYECNVCGKSFSQKGTLTVHRRSHLEEKPYKCNECGKTFCQKLHLTQHLRTHSGEKPYECNECGKTFCQKTHLTLHQRNHSGERPYPCNECGKSFSRKSALSDHQRTHTGEKLYKCNECGKSYYRKSTLITHQRTHTGEKPYQCSECGKFFSRVSYLTIHYRSHLEEKPYECNECGKTFNLNSAFIRHRKVHTDEKPHECSECGKFSQFSYLTDHPPAPLGEKPYECNECGKIFLDGSAFSGHQSLPKGEKSYECNICGKLFSELSYYTIHYRSHSEEKPYGCSECGKTFSHNSSLFRHQRVHTGEKPYECYECGKFFSQKSYLTIHHRIHSGEKPYECSKCGKVFSRMSNLTVHYRSHSGEKPYECNECGKVFSQKSYLTVHYRTHSGEKPYECNECGKKFHHRSAFNSHQRIHRRGSVNVLAVGDLL, encoded by the exons ATGTTACCGGTTTCGATCACCGTGCCATTACAGGGACCAGTGTCATTCAGGGATGTGGCCGTGGACTTCACCCAGGAGGAGTGGCAGCAGCTGGAGCCGGAGGAGAAGACCACCTACCGGgacgtgatgctggagaactacaGCCACCTTGTCTCCGTGG GGTACGACAGCACCAAACCGAAAGTGATCCTCAAgctggagcagggagaggagccGTGGGTAGTGGAAGGTGACCTGCCGTGTCGGAGTCGTCCAG aaGTCTGGAAAGTTGATGACCtgatagagagaatcccagaaaaTGGAGATGACATTTCAAGGCAGGCTGTTTCTACCAACAGCAAAACCCcaaatgaggagagagaggatgcatTTGATACAACACATAATGTGGAAACAAGCCTTGTTCCTTCGAGCGTCCTATCTCACACTTGTGTCTCATGTGGAAAGAATTTAGAATCGACTTCAGAATTAATCATCAGTGACGGCAGCTATGCGAGAAAGAAACCCAGTGAATGTAGCGAGTGCGGAAAGACGGACCACGGAGACAAACCCTATGAGTGTAACCAAAATGGGGAAGGCTATTCTCAAAACGCAGAGAGTATTCTTCAGAACGTTAATCTTTTGGAGAAACCCTTTGAATACAGTGAATGCATGGAAGCCTTAGACAACGAAGCTGTTTTCCTTACTCATAAGAGAGCTTATATGGGGGAGAAGCCCTACGAATGGAATGACTCCGGGTCAGACTTCATCCAGAtgtcaaattttaatgtttaccagAGATCACAGATGGACTTGAAGCCCTTTGAGTGCAGCGAGTGTGGGAAATCCTTCTGTAAAAAGTCAAAGTTAATCATACATCAGAGGgcccacacaggagagaaaccttatgaatgtaacGTATGTGGGAAGTCCTTCAGCCAAAAGGGAACCCTCACCGTCCATCGGAGATCCCACTTGGAGGAGAAGCCCTATAAATGCAATGAGTGTGGGAAAACCTTCTGTCAGAAGCTACATCTCACCCAACACCTGAGGACTCATTCAGGCGAGAAGccctatgaatgtaatgaatgtgggaaaacctTCTGCCAAAAGACCCATCTGACCCTGCACCAGAGGAATCATTCAGGAGAGAGACCCTACCcctgtaatgaatgtgggaaatccttcTCCCGCAAGTCTGCCCTCAGTGACCACCAGAGAACACATACGGGAGAGAAACTTTACAAATGTAACGAGTGTGGGAAATCCTACTACCGAAAATCTACACTCATTACCCATCAGAggacacacacaggagagaaaccctatcaGTGCAGTGAGTGTGGCAAGTTCTTCTCTCGGGTGTCGTACCTCACCATCCATTACAGAAGTCATTTAgaagagaaaccctatgaatgtaatgagTGTGGCAAAACCTTCAATTTAAATTCAGCCTTCATTAGGCATCGGAAGGTACACACAGATGAGAAACCCCACGAATGTAGTGAATGCGGAAAGTTCTCTCAGTTCTCCTATCTCACCGACCATCCTCCGGCTCCTTtaggagagaaaccctatgaatgtaatgaatgtgggaaaatcTTCCTTGACGGTTCAGCCTTCAGTGGGCATCAGTCACTTCCGAAAGGGGAAAAATCCTATGAATGTAACATATGTGGGAAATTGTTCTCTGAGTTGTCCTACTACACTATACATTATAGAAGTCATTCGGAAGAGAAACCCTATGGTTGTAGCGAATGTGGGAAAACCTTCTCCCATAACTCCTCCCTCTTTAGACATCAAAGAGTgcacacgggcgagaagccctATGAGTGTTATGAATGTGGGAAGTTCTTCTCCCAGAAGTCCTATCTCACTATCCACCATCGGATCCACTCGGGAGAGAAGCCCTATGAATGTAGTAAATGTGGGAAAGTCTTCTCTCGGATGTCGAACCTCACTGTACACTATAGAAGCCATTCGGGAGAGAAGCCCTACGAATGTAACGAATGTGGAAAAGTCTTTTCTCAGAAGTCCTACCTCACCGTGCACTACAGGACTCATTCCGGAGAGAAGCCCTACGAATGTAACGAGTGTGGGAAAAAATTCCACCACAGGTCAGCCTTCAATAGCCATCAGAGAATTCACAGGAGAGGGAGTGTGAACGTACTGGCTGTGGGGGATCTCCTGTGA
- the LOC115503922 gene encoding olfactory receptor 10AC1-like, with amino-acid sequence MSPWPGSNRTAPREFVILGFSGWPRGLRLLLFAFLLPLYLATLVGNLLILGLAVGDPALHTPMYFFLGALSAVEVAYTLVLTPRMLAGFLLPPGGQAVARSTCAAQMGLFVALGGSECLLLAAMALDRYLAICRPLCYPRLMTAGRCRCLLASCCVGGSLLALGLTVAIFQLPFCRGGLVNHVFCDLPAVLVLACGDRDLQERVLLAACLLLLVLPLVLILLSYTRVLAVILGVGGVAGRRKAFNTVASHLTVAVLHYGCATAMYARPLSSRSLEEDKLVSLVYINLTPLLYPAIYTLRNRDVQGALWRAVGGRTSGNVVRAEVS; translated from the coding sequence ATGAGCCCCTGGCCTGGGTCAAACCGGACGGCTCCGCGGGAGTTCGTGATCCTGGGTTTCTCCGGGTGGCCCCGGGGGCTGCGGCTGCTGCTCTTTGCCTTCCTGCTGCCACTCTACCTGGCCACGCTGGTGGGAAACCTGCTCATCTTGGGCCTGGCCGTCGGGGACCCCGCCCTGCACACTCCCATGTACTTCTTTCTGGGGGCGCTGTCGGCCGTGGAGGTGGCCTACACGCTGGTGCTGACTCCGCGCATGCTCGCGGGCTTCCTGCTGCCCCCGGGGGGCCAGGCGGTGGCCCGCTCCACCTGTGCTGCCCAGATGGGCCTCTTCGTGGCGCTGGGAGGCTCCGAGTGCCTGCTGCTGGCCGCCATGGCGCTGGACCGCTACCTGGCCATCTGCCGCCCTCTCTGCTACCCCCGGCTCATGACCGCGGGGCGCTGCCGGTGCCTTCTCGCCTCCTGCTGCGTTGGGGGCTCTCTCCTGGCCTTGGGCCTCACCGTGGCCATCTTCCAGCTGCCCTTCTGCCGGGGGGGCCTCGTCAACCACGTCTTCTGTGACCTCCCGGCCGTGTTGGTGCTGGCCTGTGGGGACCGGGACCTGCAGGAGAGGGTCCTGCTGGCCGCctgcctgctgctgctggtgctgccTCTGGTCCTGATCCTGCTGTCCTACACCAGGGTGCTGGCGGTCATCCTGGGAGTTGGGGGGGTGGCGGGCCGCCGCAAGGCCTTCAACACGGTGGCGTCGCATCTCACCGTGGCCGTGCTCCACTATGGCTGTGCCACGGCCATGTACGCCAGACCCCTGAGCAGCCGCTCCCTCGAGGAGGACAAGCTGGTGTCGCTCGTCTACATCAACCTCACGCCGTTGCTCTACCCTGCCATCTACACGCTGCGCAACCGGGACGTGCAGGGTGCCCTGTGGCGGGCGGTCGGCGGCAGGACGTCAGGGAACGTCGTCCGGGCCGAGGTCAGCTAA